A section of the Apodemus sylvaticus chromosome 10, mApoSyl1.1, whole genome shotgun sequence genome encodes:
- the Cdk5r1 gene encoding cyclin-dependent kinase 5 activator 1, translated as MGTVLSLSPSYRKATLFEDGAATVGHYTAVQNSKNAKDKNLKRHSIISVLPWKRIVAVSAKKKNSKKAQPNSSYQSNIAHLNNENLKKSLSCANLSTFAQPPPAQPPAPPASQLSGSQTGVSSSVKKAPHPAITSAGTPKRVIVQASTSELLRCLGEFLCRRCYRLKHLSPTDPVLWLRSVDRSLLLQGWQDQGFITPANVVFLYMLCRDVISSEVGSDHELQAVLLTCLYLSYSYMGNEISYPLKPFLVESCKEAFWDRCLSVINLMSSKMLQINADPHYFTQVFSDLKNESGQEDKKRLLLGLDR; from the coding sequence ATGGGCACGGTGCTGTCCCTGTCCCCCAGCTATCGGAAAGCCACACTGTTTGAGGATGGCGCGGCCACCGTGGGCCACTACACGGCCGTGCAGAACAGCAAGAACGCCAAGGACAAGAACCTGAAGCGGCACTCCATCATCTCGGTGCTGCCTTGGAAGAGGATCGTGGCGGTGTCAGCGAAGAAGAAGAACTCCAAGAAGGCGCAGCCCAACAGCAGCTACCAGAGCAACATCGCGCACCTCAACAATGAGAACCTAAAGAAGTCGCTGTCGTGTGCCAACCTGTCCACATTCGCCCAGCCCCCGCCGGCCCAGCCGCCCGCACCCCCAGCCAGCCAGCTTTCTGGCTCCCAGACTGGGGTCTCCTCTTCTGTCAAGAAGGCCCCGCACCCTGCCATCACCTCTGCAGGGACACCCAAACGGGTCATCGTCCAGGCGTCCACTAGCGAGTTGCTGCGCTGCCTGGGTGAATTTCTCTGTCGCCGGTGCTACCGCCTGAAGCACTTGTCCCCAACGGACCCCGTGCTCTGGCTGCGCAGCGTGGACCGCTCCCTGCTTCTGCAGGGCTGGCAGGACCAAGGTTTCATCACACCGGCCAATGTGGTCTTCCTCTACATGCTCTGCAGGGATGTAATCTCGTCTGAGGTGGGCTCAGACCACGAGCTCCAGGCTGTCCTGCTGACCTGTCTGTACCTCTCCTATTCTTACATGGGCAATGAAATCTCCTACCCGCTCAAGCCCTTCCTGGTGGAGAGCTGCAAGGAAGCCTTTTGGGACCGTTGCCTCTCAGTTATCAACCTCATGAGCTCCAAGATGCTGCAGATTAATGCTGACCCGCACTACTTCACACAAGTGTTCTCTGACTTGAAGAATGAGAGCGGTCAGGAGGACAAGAAGCGACTCCTCCTGGGGCTCGATCGGTGA